The stretch of DNA TGTTACTGTGTATGTTTATCACTTTATTGTAAGTTTAagctttatattatagcaattaaccttaCTTGTGTTTTAATTTACCTGATATTGTTGTTTTCTCCACTTCCTTTCCAAGCTTGAAggggccaattctctggcactatttcacggagcgacacaggctgagcccagaaaagggattttgacggaggaaaaatctatttctgggcaatgacctgtgtcgcccagtgaaatcccacccttcctTTTTGCATTCCACACCCtgtttggcccaagcttgggtgctatcttcaggaatgacgacAAAGACGCTCACCATAGTTGTAGCTGGTAGCGGGACCTTAGTTCAGCTCCTCTGTAGGTGAAGGATTTTGGCGGAGGAGGAGACTAAATGGCTAAGGGACCTCTGGTGTAGGTATCCATCCACTCCGCTCTTTTACTAGACCGCACACCTGTTTAATTAAAAGGTACGGGAGGCGAGCCAGGATAATTCTAGTCACTAATCGTTTCtcgttttttctctggtatatattgCGAATATGTTTATGCCTTAGAAAGAACTTGAGTATCAAAGAAACCATTTCACTGGGTCGACAAACCAGGTCATTGcctcccagaaatagatttttccatccatcaaaatccctttattatgcaaaaatattaatacaaacacacatgctACCATAGAAATTCTCGTCATCTTCAGTAATAGAAGAGAATTTTATAATGATCTTGAGTGGGCAACACACTCACCCCGGGGCTTCCTATCACAATTAACTTGATATATTGGACCAGCTGGTTGGACCCCCAGCCAATCTCAGCTTGGCTGTAGCCTGGATGTTCAAAGACAAGATGCAGGGTTAAAATGGATTTTGCTTTCATTTCGttacataatttgtttttttatttaaactaaaCTAAAATCTTTTGCTAATTCAACTTTAGTATTTTTCATTAATGCCAATTGATAATTATTGctgttttacatttaaatattcatatttgaaaattagtaaatcatttatttgatccaacaataacaaaaatccatacatctctgtaagagagaaagatgagaggatgagagagagagaggagaagagcgagacgagagtgagagagagagagaagaggaaaggagagaggagaagaggagatagATTATTGTAGTAGTTCtgataaaatactttcacatgatttttttgtaattacagttttattattatcatggcttttttattttattatttatttatttattttttttttttttgctttatttcatcACCAGTTCCTACCACTTTCGACGGGGTGgtcatttatagtgtggggttccaggttgcatcctgcctccgttAGGAGTCCATCAACTCTTCTTTACTATGTGCGTCATTTCTAGGATCAACACTTTTGCTGCAattgagtccccccccccccccccccccctggagctacttcagcctctagtttttccagattctttttcaaggATTCTTGGGATTGTGGCCCTagtgtttcctatgattatgggttagcaatttccactggcatatcccaatatccttcttatttttaattttctggtcttgattacttatccattttttacctttCATTTATCTTCAACTCGAGTGTTACCCATGGTTATTtggtgacatcaatgagtggtactttcttccttgatttttgtcaatccaacgtcacgtctggtctgtttgccgaACGTATCACCGATCTGTTtctttgataccatagtcccagaggatctctgACCCTGATCgtattttctatcactcctttcaggttggtgctcataaccaccctttattactgcaaggtagctgatgtttctttgggcacaggctccagtggagggctttttgcttaCATGAACAATGCCATgccctttttgtactggttctgtgcaagtgccggaatattcgcttgctatgtggtttatggtctcatttttgcgtattgcacttcttacagaTGGGAGGGGAGGATGTTATGTTCCATCTATTTGCACTTCCTAAACATATGGGAGGGGGGATGTTATTTCCATTCTCTCCCATGATGGTAGGCATTCTCACCTCGGTCTCAGGAGGGATTCTCTCGTGGGCGAGCCGCCCAAGACCGGGCCCGACCAAaggagaatgcaactctaggtcccaAGTAGCCCTATAAAATACTTCCCGCCCCACAAAACTTTCTTGCTATCAGTACTCTTGCAACCAAACGGTCGTCCGAACATCGTCACCTGAAGATGACCTTGAGAAAGGTCAAAACGTCACTTGATACCACGgatataccagcaccaataccagcccttaaaaccaaaagacgaccccggcccgaactgaaaaCTACGCCTACTGGAAtgataccggcactgacgacgacccctgcttgacctgcgGACCTATAAATTCCTgtattttctaataaaacattACCTTTAGCATTTACAAAGTTTTTTTGAGAATTGCCCAATATGAATATTTGGCCGAGGTTAACTCAGAAACCATCGCTGAGCTTTGAGAAAgttgaattgtaaggaaaatagaaaaaaacagtatatacaaaatcaactctcttaattctgccatcctttttaaaaaCAGCAATTTGCCTTAAAGAGGCGGGTTCTTCTAACCAAAAGACAATACATGctcattttattatttagttattattattattattattattattattattattcatttattattattatttattattattattattaattattattattattattattttattttcatttggaacATTTGGAAAGTACTTTAATGAACAAATATTATGCATATGTGTTTAACCATGAAGCATCTCTCATctcagttagagagagaggagagaaggagagcggagggagagggagagggagaagaggatgagtgaggagagagagagagagggagagagaaacacactcccctcccctcctggtttccacattacttgatataaatTTTACAGCTGTTGGACCTCCCAGCTGTTGGACCTGTCAATTCAAAAGAAAGGATTCATGAAGACTTGGGAGATTTCCTTCATTCtgtacataatttttttgtttattagaaCTAAATCGTTACTAAATTTACTGGTatgtatttctttaataaaattgaTTGCTCTTTGaccattaatgttaatttaattttgaaaattagtaaatcatttatttattatacagaaaaCATATATCTCTGTAAGAGAaagataattatttgttatgtgatatcatttaatcttattaaacttactaatacagtattgatcaatactaatattttaaatttagtaaataattttttctgtcatagaaatgtatttaggcatgaaaataacatcaaaatacactaattagtgattatttatcatcagaaaaccccgcaaataatgggtagagatggtccagagagaaatacGCAAATTAGGGGGCCCCCACTGTATTGACATATTGAAATATTTCAGCGTTTTTCTGTCGCCATAATGATATATTCACTTATTCATGCTTCAAAGTCTGTATAAGTTTTTGAGCCTTTctccttatatatttttacttttgttcctttttgtaTTTATGCAAACCCAACATCTATCTCCttcgtgtttgttttgtttacgtattctgttttatttgattatgtaaCTGCAGGGAGTTAAAGGGATAGTTTCCAGCTCTTGATACCAACTCTTCTATTTTTAGACACCTTTCAACCTCATTttcaagacccccccccccccccccccccccccatgttcTTTTCTGTCTTGTTCTGAAATgcattttcataaacaaaaatgttttttttattattattgactatGCAGTTTCTTGGAATGTTATGTATGAGTCTCAGATGTTGTGTAGGTTGAGAGGATTGAGACAAAGGCGGATTTTTTCGTTTCCAGGCAAGTTTTCCTCCTCTCCCTCAACACAAAGGTTGATATCACAAGATCTTCAACAGTGTGTTTAGTCCCGAATTGCTCTCCCATAGCAGTGGGAGTTCTGGCTACGGTTCCTGTCTTGTTTCTTGCCCCCATCTTTAGGGGGGCCTGGGGTTGAGTTGAAGGCTTGCTCCCTTCCCCTCTGAATGTTGTTCTTGGCCTTTTGAGCAGTGGAGGATTTTTGCCAAGAGGAAGCatcagaggaggaagaagggggtTTCCCCTTTGATGGCTGCTTCTTGGTCTCATGGTTCCTTCTGTGCATTCTTCCTTCAGTTGCTTCTTCCATAGCTTCAACTTTGGAAGCTTTGAGAGAGGAATTAGGAAACATTTTCTCTCTGGTTACCTCTCCGGGGTGGGGAGGTTCCCCCCTGTGAGGGAAGAGGCAACATCATCTTGCTCTATTTCAGGATCGAAGGCTCAGAAGATGGTTGGCGTCTGGCCTTCCAAGAGTATCAACATTTGTTGGCCTTTTCCCCATTTCCTGTCCGCCTCAACATTTGCCAGCTTTGCTGCTCTCCTCTTAGCTGTACCAGGATCTCTGGTTTCAGTGTTGCCACATCAGCCTTTGGAGTACCCAGACCAACATTTTGAGTTCAAGGATGCAGTGACTAACCCGTTCTCCTATACATAGTCCTACAGTTCTTGATCTGTCGGCAGCATATCCCTCTCAGAACTTTGGAACACCCTTCGGTGGTCCtacttgtacccctgctccatcAGGAGCATTTCCCTTGCAGAGCTTTGAAGCCCCTACCACTGTGGTGACTACTTCTGGTGCTCCATCTTCTGATGCTCTCTTGAAAGCAGTCAGTGGTTGAAAGTCAGCATTATGTTTCAAGAGAAGTTCACCTGTGTTGTGAAGAAGAAGCATTGCAGGTCTCCTTCTGTCTtctcctccatcatcttccttctttcttctgtcTTCATCCAACCACAGCCATGGTTCTCCTGCGGCAGCTGGCAGCCATGTCACTGATAAGGGGGTGTTATGTCCAGCTGCTTCTCAGACATTAGCATTTCACTCCAAGTAGAAATCAGCAATTGGAAAATATACAGCAGTGTCGTCATCCCCTGATCCCCCTGTTTGTGTTCATAGGAAGGATAACAAGGCTCCTGTTAAGAAATCCCAGGTAGTGAAGGCTTTGGAAGTTCAGATGTTTCCATCTGGGTCCTGCAATCATATGACAGATGGGAGAGATTCAGCACAGCTGCAGAAATGTTTCTAACCTAGGCCATTGTTGCCTCGTTGTTCACACATTGAGACATTAGTCTCCATCATTTCAGAACTACTTGATCACACACTCAGGAGACCCTCTGATCATCGTTTCAACTCCCATGACAGTGTCTTGTTGCACTTATGCGTCCATGAAGACTTGCATATATGTACTCTTAGTTCAGGCCAGTCAGTCATTCAGCCTCGCTCCTCAGCGTCTTGTCGTTCAAGTTCGCACGGACTTGCAGCTGTATATCAACACACAGTCGTCGAATGGGGGTCTGAAAGCATTGATAGAACTTCTGTGGACATCTAGAAAGGCAATTCTGTGTAATCATACCGTCTTCTGCTTTGAAATAAGAGTCAATCAATTGTGATCGTGCAACTTTTTTTCCTGGTGTGATTGGAATTATTTTCTAGCTCTGTAGATCTACAGAGCAGACCTACTCATCAGTACAACAACTTCTGTGTTCTTTTCGGCAATGCTCTTCTTAGCACAAGGATGAAGACTAATTTTTGGGTCTTCAACAAAATCTCCCCATTCCTTCCCATCATCTCTGAGAGGTGAGAGGACTTAGCTTAATGGTGAGACAACAACTCTACCCTTGGGGTGTACACAAACTTCCCCTCCACAGATACTTCGTGTACACACTTCCCCTCCAGAGATACTTTGTGCCTCAAATCATCAACCAAAGGGCATTCACATAAACTTCAGGAGGCTAGGTTGGGTAAGGATTGCTTGGGTACTTATCCTAACTTAGCCTAGTGAGATGATCAAATAAGGGTACCCCTTAACTTTCTGGTGGACATCAGTACATTTATGGCCAGATCTTTCGTTGCCAGGATCAACAGTCTGTCCATCGCATTCAGGAAGAACCTGTCGATCAAGTACCAAAACGAAATGTATTTGTGCAGATcacattcatttccttttacccTGGGATGTTGCCTATAGGTCCTTGGACTCCTTTTCCTTGGATTCTATTGAGGATGTTCAACAAGTCATGTAGTACACCCAGCTCTTGAGGGACAAGGGGGAGGTGTGGGACTGGCCTCCTTCCTTTCTCgggtcttccttcctcttccaatGAACAGAGGAACAGTGAACGAACAGTGACGTGCTGGACTGGCATGCATGCTGGTTATCTAGATGACTGAATATCCTATCTATAAtctagcaaggggagagagggaCTCACTATGAGCAAACCAGCTGGTTATTCTTAGCTTTGTAGTCTCCAAAACTGTGGGTTCATCCAAACCTTTTAGACTTAAGGATATTACATTCCTTTAATTCAAAATGCCCAGAAGTGTAATGATTGAACATCTATCTAGTTCAGTAGATCAGAGAGAGGTACGTTTTCCTTTCTTTGCTCTTTCATGACCAGGAAGAGAGTACCCAGGCGAGCTGAACTACCAGTCAGTTAAGAGATTTACTGAGAATCATCCCTCCAAAAAAGTCTCCCACATGTAAAAACTGAGGGTTTGTATTTGTTTACAAacgaatgacaaatttttaagtaatttgtattttccctaacatacaaacctgaggtgttTACATAAAAGGCCCACCTCTTAACACCCCTCATTCTCTTACCTTGGCCACCTTGGCCAAAAGGTAAACTGCATAGAACTGTGTGTACACTGACTTGGTGGGCGATACTTCTGCAACTGTTACCATAACCACCTTGGCAAAAGTTTAACAGCTGGATTTCCAGCTTGCTGAAAGTTAATCATATATGTAAAAACCTCAGGTTTGTGttctgaaaaatacaaattacttttaaaattggtTATGTCAAATGCACTCAGTTGTTTTCATTAACCATCAGAACAAAACCTTCCagctatactgtatatatagattattcttATAGAAGTGTATAGTAGGGCAGAGCACATGCTATTAGGAAAGTGTTAGTAAATTACTcctgtaaagaggaaagtgttaGTAAATTACTCCTGTAAAGATATGTCTTCATACCACCTAACATCTAAGATGTCagcaatttaatttttaaagggaatttaTAATTTCTGTTAAATGCTGTTACATACAAATGAAGGTTGGTAACCAATTCTTTGGTGTTAAGAGTGGGTTTCTTACTCACTAATGCATGTATCACCTACAAGGTATATCTGTGATTTTAACTGCTGATATGGTAGACATCAAACCCTGCACCAGTCATTTAAAGGATCCTCTTAGTGGAGTGAGAAGTAAACCCAtgaacaaaaatctttaaaaatgaaaaaatcaagaattacaggccaatgaatgaatattttaggttattaatctaaaaatatcaggaagGATATAAATTTAAGAGTAAAATGGGAAGAAGATACTGTGCACGCTATAGTAATTGCTGATGAGAAGATGAGTCTACATGTACAGGACACTGAAGATGTAAATAATGATTTGGTTGAGGTAGTGCAAAGCTGCTTCATTGAAGAGATGACCAATGTGTTGCAGTATGGGATAGGAGCCAAATAAGTTAATGACTACTTATAGCAATCATAATAGTATTTGTTGATGTAATTCTGTATGCATCAATTGGTGTTTGAAAGTGTTCCTATCCTGCTTTCAGTGTTGTACTCATCAAATGTCAACCCAGTGGGTTATGCTTATTTATGAACATACAGGTTTTGGAGTTAATGACAGAAACTCTAATACATAAATCAAACTGCTACTTAGTCCTTCAGCTATATGCCACAAGTGTTGCAATCACAGCAGGTTTGTGTAGGGATTATCCAGTGGTTTGCTGTTAAGTGAGTGCATTCTTATGGGTGGCTACACCTTGTGTTAACTATCCAATTAACTTAGAACTGCTATTCATTAATATTAGCAGTTTCTTGACTAGtattagaaagaaaaatattaagtaaaactATGGGGTGTATGATTGCTCTGTGAAATGTTGAAATAGTTTTAAAGATTTCACATACAATTTGAAACTTTCCAGGAAAAGACGACAGGTGTGCCATTGTGGTTATTAGTAAAGCTGGTATTATTTACATAGGATTGCCAAGAAGACGCCCAAAAGATGTTCCAGTCATCAAACCTATTGAACACAGGAAATGCAATCTATCATGGCACGAGGAAAAGTTACAAAATTCACCTCTAGCTTGCCAAAGTCATGATAATGTAATCCTTATATCTGATGGGATTTCTCTGTTGTTGAGTGTGGTTAATTTTCTGAGTGACAGTAAAGTTTGTCTCAAAACTTGCAAGTTACCGTATTATGGAGTTGTGAAAATTGCTAGTGTCACAGATGATAAATTACGTTTAATAACTTGTGATGGGAGAACTTATGAGAAAACATGGAAGTTTGTAGTCAAAAGCATTGATAAAGAAAAATCCCCAAAGCCTCCAGAACCAGAACTTGCATCATCAGTCAAGGAAGTGTTAACTGGTATACAGCATTGTTCAGAGATGGTGCAAGCAGAAGGAAGTCTTATTCGTGATCTGGATATCTACATGAGTCAGTTAAGTTTAGCTGCTAGTCTTTTAGCTGAACCACAAAGGGATATTTTTTCTGGGACTGCAAAAATAGAACAACAATTAGAACAAAAGGGGTACTACATGGctcatttaaaactaaaaaagaataTGTCAAGGATTGACTTTGAAGGAAAATGGTGGCTTTTGAATGTCACTGTTCCCATCAATGGGTATAAAGAGTCCTTGTGTATGAAGCTTGATGGACAGCATTTAAATAAAGAGATCAATGTATCAATTCCACTACCAGATTTAAACATCCTCCACTCATTATCAACTATTAAAATTGTATGCCATTTGTTATTAGGACACTTTACTACCTTTCAGCCTGTTTGCCAAGTGTTGGCATGCTGTGTGAAcatagatatttttcattttttgtctcaTTGTCATGAACTTACTGTAAAAGATTTAAGAATATCATCCAAGTTCTCAACTGCCATTCAGAATTTTGCTGTTAAAAGGAATCAGAGTGCAACTACTTCTGCAGATGACTTGTTGCCAGTTCAGCCATGTCAGGTTAAGTTGTCTTTTATAGATAACAATGTGAATAGGCAGTTGTTTCTAATGTTGCTTAATCGGAATTCAGTAATGAAGTGTACTGTTTCCAGTTTAAAAGATTCAAATCAAGTTCAGTTGTGGTATCGTGACATACCTGTTGATCTTCATTATTCCCTGATtgacaagaaaataattatatcagTGAGTGGTCCAGATTCATCCTTGGTTCTTGCAGTGAAAGTTGCTATTGAAAGACTGATTACTGAAAATGGTTCAGTTCCATCTTCCATTTCACTTTCTGCTGATGTCTTTGAAGAAGCTCAGAATTCCTGCCAGATGTTAGAGTTTGAATCTTCCAAAGCCATAACGCAAGTTGCCATGAACCATATGCATAAAATTGTCACTAAAACATTGTGCAATGTTCCACTTTGATATTGGTTAGGAAGAAGCATAGGAAGAATTATTGGGCAAGGAATCTGTGTGACAGGTTATCTTATTATAAAATGTATGAATTAAACAAGAAGAGAGAGTAAACCAAAGTCATTAAAGTGAACTATAAGGCCAGGCAGAGAAGAGTAAAGTAAAAAAGGTGACAGTACAATAAGTAATGTAGAGACTGAGTGAGAAATTGACTTATGAGTAATTTGAGATACTTGTgataaaaacaatagtttaaaATAATGATTAATTGTTTCCTTGATGTTTAGACCAATATCATTGAGAATGCAATTCATTGAATACCAGTGGTTACTTACCAACTGTTACCTGTGTGGGACCAAGACCTGTAACGCTCAGTATCAGGGAACTGTCTTGAGTAACTGTGTGCTTCGATGCCATATAAGACATGGCTGCTGTAACTTTATAATGCTTATGTGATTTCCACTTTGTATTTAATGACTAATGTTCTTGGAGACGATTGTTGTTGTCTTTTCttgtttatattgttatttatccatttttaattttggtattttgacatttcatatcAGTTTATGATACCAAATGCTGTCATTAAGCAGGTTCATCATGAAATTAAGGAGAAACACACATtagtaaaaaaagtattttttaatgaAGAATCAGGACAAAGACCAGTAGAATTAAGTAGAATGTTATTGAGATAGGTTGTAGATAAAGAGTGGCCAAGATGGTAATTTGGTTAGGAAATGGAAAGTACAGAAGAAAGCAGAGAGAACTTACTAATTAAATGTCTAACCCCATCAAGGGAAAACATTATGTAAAAACATGGAAGAGGACAATAACAGGGTGTACACTCAAGAATTACATAATCACCATAAGTTAAATATAACTTGAAAGGCAGCAAATAGTAATATTGGCCCTCAGTTTAACTAAATTCAATATGGGGCAGCAGTTTTGAGTGTGGAATTTCTTATAAATGGATGGTTTCATTGAAACTAAAGCTGTATGGGAGTTGAAATgaaatttgtgtatatttttccaaataaagGGACtgagaagaaaaaattaacttatagacaccaagaaaatagaaattagacAAGTGGGAAGATTTCCAAAATTCAAATGAAGAACAAAAACACTATAGTTCTCTCATCATTTTATGGCATTTTATATGTTTTTGCAATGTATAATATCccaatttaattttattgttctaATGGAACATGTTTGCTGGTTGCTCATCAGTATTTGTAGCTttgtttttgcttagttttcataTGATATTTGCCAGAAAGTTTTAAGGATGACATTCTAATGTGATCCTGACAAACTGTCTCATGAGTTATATCTTGCATGTTATGGAGACTAGCCTAAAGTATGGAAGGTAAACTAGTGAAGAATACCCAGGTATTTGAGTTATCAGAAATAGACTGCATACAGCAGTAATGAGTCAAGTTATGAATTAGTGtgtttttataatgtttattaaGTTCAATACAATTTATACATGAAATTACAGATAAATATGTTCAGAGATGCAAAATAAATGCATGAATTCACCCGTAACNNNNNNNNNNNNNNNNNNNNNNNNNNNNNNNNNNNNNNNNNNNNNNNNNNNNNNNNNNNNNNNNNNNNNNNNNNNNNNNNNNNNNNNNNNNNNNNNNNNNNNNNNNNNNNNNNNNNNNNNNNNNNNNNNNNNNNNNNNNNNNNNNNNNNNNNNNNNNNNNNNNNNNNNNNNNNNNNNNNNNNNNNNNNNNNNNNNNNNNNNNNNNNNNNNNNNNNNNNNNNNNNNNNNNNNNNNNNNNNNNNNNNNNNNNNNNNNNNNNNNNNNNNNNNNNNNNNNNNNNNNNNNNNNNNNNNNNNNNNNNNNNNNNNNNNNNNNNNNNNNNNNNNNNNNNNNNNNNNNNNNNNNNNNNNNNNNNNNNNNNNNNNNNNNNNNNNNNNNNNNNNNNNNNNNNNNNNNNNNNNNNNNNNNNNNNNNNNNNNNNNNNNNNNNNNNNNNNNNNNNNNNNNNNNNNNNNNNNNNNNNNNNNNNNNNNNNNNNNNNNNNNNNNNNNNNNNNNNNNNtgtgtgtgttatcttatttaatccctacgaagaattactccattaattttccccttgttagagCACTAATATTAGTgctgatgtaattaatactgttaggcatCGTCTTGTTATAAAACGTGTCATATCGCTCCATCAGGGTAAACAGATAAGATGTGTTGCCTTGAACAATTgagataatagtattatataggaTGTAACTTACCTGTAGGTTTAATTCCATATATAACCACTTATTGTTACTtattgttattctcagtgtgacgttatattttaagtgtatttttatttgaatatagaaagttaatctttagtcaagtcacacttcattttgcttaattctctgcctgtcgagtaagacttcattGAATATTATAatcggcagagtttgaatattgcttataagtccactcaagagagaaaggaaggctcAGTAATCTGTATTGCAATTGATCCTTGTTTgtagcttgtcttgtccattccaacccgtccagggttgaaatgtcctctagaatggggagctGCTCAAGATTTTAaactagaaccaaggaaagaaatagtctttaaCCCAAGTCTAATGCATCTATgttatacaagttgccccttccacttggaaagaacccattctctccattctccctttttctcttgaaaaagctatctcttctcccttggtgcttggaattaccccctgcagagcaaccacttcaaaaggcctggaaagcAGCAGCCCTCTCTCAGAAGCACACCAGACCTCGGCCAGGTCAGAGCCTGAGTCCTTATCTGACGCCGCTGGACCCCCCCACCTCCTGGGCcaggctttcccatgctttgggaagccccaaTATATCTTAGAAGTCCATAGTGCCGAGACATCCAGGAGAATTCAACCAGCCTCATTAATAAGGTACTGTAAGAGAAATTCCATTTCAGCCAGAGAATTGCTTTTACCTTTGTctgcatttcatttattttttttttcaaggcgacttgtgcagttttcattcccccaccatctgggctcaattctgtaattactcccctgtaaTACT from Macrobrachium nipponense isolate FS-2020 chromosome 18, ASM1510439v2, whole genome shotgun sequence encodes:
- the LOC135196972 gene encoding uncharacterized protein LOC135196972, producing the protein MEVGIFGRKSGISSGQLSKCCAAVIIALDTGALMAAHVKFPGTLSILCHPEEAVVWSGVVKGKDDRCAIVVISKAGIIYIGLPRRRPKDVPVIKPIEHRKCNLSWHEEKLQNSPLACQSHDNVILISDGISLLLSVVNFLSDSKVCLKTCKLPYYGVVKIASVTDDKLRLITCDGRTYEKTWKFVVKSIDKEKSPKPPEPELASSVKEVLTGIQHCSEMVQAEGSLIRDLDIYMSQLSLAASLLAEPQRDIFSGTAKIEQQLEQKGYYMAHLKLKKNMSRIDFEGKWWLLNVTVPINGYKESLCMKLDGQHLNKEINVSIPLPDLNILHSLSTIKIVCHLLLGHFTTFQPVCQVLACCVNIDIFHFLSHCHELTVKDLRISSKFSTAIQNFAVKRNQSATTSADDLLPVQPCQVKLSFIDNNVNRQLFLMLLNRNSVMKCTVSSLKDSNQVQLWYRDIPVDLHYSLIDKKIIISVSGPDSSLVLAVKVAIERLITENGSVPSSISLSADVFEEAQNSCQMLEFESSKAITQVAMNHMHKIVTKTLCNVPL